Proteins found in one Streptomyces sp. CB09001 genomic segment:
- a CDS encoding 5'-3' exonuclease, whose amino-acid sequence MLLDTASLYFRAYFGVPDSVKAPDGTPVNAVRGLLDFIDRLVKDHRPEHLVACMDADWRPRWRVELIPSYKAHRVAEERPAGPDEEEMPDTLSPQVPVIEAVLDALGIARVGVAGYEADDVIGTYTARATGPVDIVTGDRDLYQLVDDARGVRVLYPVKGVGTLNLVDEAALREKYGVDGAGYADLALLRGDPSDGLPGVPGIGEKTAAKLLAEFGDLAGIRAAVDDPKAKLTPSQRKRLTEAGPYLAVAPKVVRVADDVPLPDTGTLLPHGPRDAGALDALAARWGLGGSLQRLLTTLTA is encoded by the coding sequence ATGCTTCTCGACACCGCCTCCCTCTACTTCCGCGCCTACTTCGGCGTGCCGGACTCGGTGAAGGCGCCCGACGGCACGCCGGTGAACGCCGTGCGCGGGCTGCTGGACTTCATCGACCGCCTGGTCAAGGACCACCGGCCCGAGCACCTGGTGGCCTGTATGGACGCCGACTGGCGACCGCGGTGGCGGGTGGAGCTGATCCCCTCCTACAAGGCGCACCGCGTGGCCGAGGAACGACCGGCGGGGCCCGACGAGGAGGAGATGCCCGACACGCTGTCCCCGCAGGTGCCGGTCATCGAGGCCGTACTCGACGCGCTCGGCATCGCCCGCGTCGGCGTGGCGGGGTACGAGGCGGACGACGTCATCGGCACGTACACCGCGCGGGCCACCGGCCCGGTCGACATCGTCACCGGCGACCGCGACCTGTACCAGCTCGTCGACGACGCGCGTGGCGTGCGCGTGCTCTACCCGGTCAAGGGCGTCGGCACCCTGAACCTCGTCGACGAGGCCGCGCTGCGCGAGAAGTACGGCGTCGACGGCGCCGGGTACGCCGATCTGGCGCTGCTGCGGGGGGACCCGAGCGACGGGCTGCCCGGGGTGCCAGGCATCGGCGAGAAGACGGCGGCCAAGCTGCTCGCCGAGTTCGGGGACCTGGCCGGGATCCGGGCCGCCGTCGACGATCCGAAGGCGAAGCTGACGCCCTCGCAGCGCAAGCGGCTGACCGAGGCCGGGCCGTATCTCGCGGTCGCCCCGAAGGTCGTCCGGGTCGCGGACGACGTGCCGCTGCCGGACACCGGCACCCTCCTGCCGCACGGCCCGCGCGACGCCGGGGCGCTGGACGCGCTGGCGGCCCGCTGGGGGCTCGGCGGGTCGCTGCAGCGGCTGCTGACCACGCTCACCGCCTGA
- a CDS encoding roadblock/LC7 domain-containing protein: protein MIEQQGKFDWMLRDLYDGVPGIEMIVVLSADGLRIARYSGDPDAADRVAAACAGLQSLASAVSQEIPTSDGDMKMVLIEMNGGYFYLMAAGPNAYLAVLSDVRCEPGRMGLSMADLVARIGPHLTSPARRNGQTV, encoded by the coding sequence GTGATCGAGCAGCAAGGCAAGTTCGACTGGATGCTCCGGGACCTCTACGACGGTGTCCCGGGCATCGAGATGATCGTGGTGCTCTCCGCCGACGGCCTGCGCATCGCCCGCTACTCCGGAGACCCGGACGCCGCCGACCGGGTCGCCGCCGCCTGCGCGGGACTGCAGAGCCTGGCCAGCGCCGTCAGCCAGGAGATCCCCACCAGCGACGGCGACATGAAGATGGTGCTCATCGAGATGAACGGCGGCTACTTCTACCTGATGGCCGCCGGTCCCAACGCCTATCTCGCCGTACTCTCCGACGTCCGCTGCGAACCCGGCCGGATGGGCCTGAGCATGGCCGACCTGGTCGCCCGGATCGGCCCCCACCTCACCAGTCCGGCACGGCGCAACGGGCAGACCGTATGA
- a CDS encoding RluA family pseudouridine synthase has translation MRRRTPPPPSPLPQRDGIDAVRVRLPADGPWCTVREHLTERLSGAGAGVVDGMFDAGLFVGADGRPVAGDAPYEPGMFVWFHRELPAEVPVPFPLEVVYRDAHIVVVDKPHFLATTPRGGHVTQTALARLRRELDIPALGAAHRLDRLTAGLVLFTVRPGERGAYQGLFAARRVHKEYEAVAPYDAALALPRTVRSRILKERGVLAAREVAGEPNAVTRVELLAHRPEHGLGRYRLVPGTGQTHQLRVHMNALGVPILGDPLYPEVAAPVPAGDFRRPLQLLARELGFTDPVTGREHRFRSGRSLGAWTAYEDWAA, from the coding sequence ATGAGACGCCGTACCCCTCCCCCGCCCTCGCCCCTGCCGCAGCGCGACGGCATCGACGCGGTGCGGGTACGGCTGCCCGCGGACGGGCCGTGGTGCACGGTGCGCGAGCACCTGACGGAGCGGCTGTCGGGGGCGGGCGCCGGCGTCGTGGACGGCATGTTCGACGCCGGGCTGTTCGTCGGGGCGGACGGGCGCCCCGTGGCGGGCGACGCGCCGTACGAGCCGGGCATGTTCGTGTGGTTCCACCGCGAGCTGCCCGCCGAGGTGCCGGTGCCCTTCCCACTGGAGGTCGTGTACCGCGACGCGCACATCGTCGTCGTGGACAAGCCGCACTTCCTGGCCACCACCCCGCGCGGCGGCCACGTCACGCAGACGGCGCTGGCACGGCTGCGCCGGGAGCTGGACATCCCGGCGCTGGGTGCCGCGCACCGCCTGGACCGGCTCACGGCGGGGCTCGTCCTGTTCACCGTGCGCCCCGGGGAGCGCGGCGCGTACCAGGGCCTGTTCGCCGCCCGGCGGGTGCACAAGGAGTACGAGGCCGTCGCCCCGTACGACGCGGCGCTCGCCCTCCCCCGGACGGTCCGCAGCCGGATCCTGAAGGAGCGCGGGGTGCTCGCCGCCCGCGAGGTGGCCGGCGAGCCGAACGCCGTGACCCGCGTCGAGCTGCTCGCACACCGGCCGGAGCACGGGCTGGGCCGGTACCGGCTGGTGCCCGGCACCGGCCAGACGCACCAGCTGCGCGTCCACATGAACGCGCTCGGCGTGCCGATCCTCGGCGACCCCCTCTATCCGGAGGTGGCCGCTCCGGTGCCGGCCGGTGACTTCCGGCGCCCGCTGCAACTGCTCGCGCGGGAGCTGGGATTCACCGATCCGGTCACCGGGCGCGAGCACCGCTTCCGCAGCGGCCGGTCCCTCGGCGCCTGGACCGCGTACGAGGACTGGGCCGCGTAA
- a CDS encoding siderophore-interacting protein, which translates to MADRPARKPRKPHTAQVVRTERLTPHMQRVVLGGEGLSAFAADTCTDHYVKLLFPSGGATYPEPFDMERIREDFPREQWPVTRTYTVRHWDAEHREMTLDFVIHGDEGLAGPWAKRVRPGETVHFMGPGGAYAPDPAAGWHLLAGDESALPAIARSLEALPDGARAFAFVEVEGPEEEQKIDSDVEVVWLHRAGRPVGQALVEAVRALEFPEGRLHAFVHGEAACVKELRRYLRVEREIPREDLSISGYWRLGHNEDGWQASKREWNARVEAEQEGATAA; encoded by the coding sequence ATGGCAGACCGTCCGGCACGCAAGCCGCGCAAGCCGCACACCGCGCAGGTCGTCCGCACCGAGCGGCTGACCCCGCACATGCAGCGCGTGGTGCTCGGCGGCGAGGGACTCTCCGCGTTCGCGGCGGACACCTGCACCGACCACTATGTGAAGCTGCTCTTCCCGTCCGGGGGCGCGACCTACCCGGAGCCCTTCGACATGGAGCGGATCCGCGAGGACTTTCCCCGCGAGCAGTGGCCGGTGACCCGGACGTACACCGTCCGCCACTGGGACGCCGAGCACCGCGAGATGACGCTGGACTTCGTCATCCACGGTGACGAGGGGCTCGCCGGGCCCTGGGCGAAGCGGGTGCGGCCGGGCGAGACGGTCCACTTCATGGGCCCCGGCGGCGCCTACGCCCCCGACCCCGCCGCCGGCTGGCACCTGCTCGCCGGTGACGAGAGCGCGCTGCCCGCGATCGCCCGCTCCCTGGAGGCGCTGCCCGACGGTGCCCGCGCGTTCGCCTTCGTCGAGGTCGAGGGGCCCGAGGAGGAGCAGAAGATCGACTCCGACGTGGAGGTCGTCTGGCTGCACCGCGCCGGCCGCCCGGTCGGGCAGGCCCTGGTCGAGGCCGTGCGCGCGCTGGAGTTCCCCGAGGGCAGGCTGCACGCGTTCGTCCACGGCGAGGCGGCCTGCGTGAAGGAGCTGCGCCGGTACCTGCGCGTGGAGCGCGAGATCCCCCGCGAGGACCTGTCGATCTCCGGCTACTGGCGGCTCGGCCACAACGAGGACGGCTGGCAGGCCTCCAAGCGCGAGTGGAACGCCCGCGTCGAGGCCGAGCAGGAGGGCGCGACGGCGGCGTAA
- a CDS encoding ATP/GTP-binding protein — protein sequence MDFKSSDTIPGPRTEDRLPHTAEAAVKIVIVGGFGVGKTTMVGSVSEIRPLTTEETMTQAGIGVDDNYGSASKTATTVAMDFGRISITDELVLYLFGTPGQERFWFLWNGLFEGALGAVVLVDTRRLEVSFDVMGRLEERGVPFVVAVNTFPDAPRYPVAELRTALDLPEEIPILDCDVRRRASSRDVLMTLMRFLHSLAMKGALT from the coding sequence ATGGACTTCAAAAGCTCTGACACGATCCCGGGCCCACGCACCGAGGACCGGCTGCCGCACACGGCCGAGGCCGCCGTGAAAATCGTCATCGTGGGCGGCTTCGGGGTCGGCAAGACCACCATGGTCGGTTCGGTCAGCGAGATCCGGCCGCTGACCACCGAGGAGACGATGACCCAGGCCGGCATCGGCGTCGACGACAACTACGGCTCGGCCTCCAAGACGGCCACCACCGTCGCCATGGACTTCGGCCGCATCAGCATCACCGACGAGCTGGTGCTCTACCTCTTCGGCACGCCCGGCCAGGAGCGCTTCTGGTTCCTGTGGAACGGCCTGTTCGAGGGCGCCCTCGGCGCGGTCGTCCTGGTCGACACCCGCCGCCTGGAGGTCAGCTTCGACGTCATGGGCCGCCTGGAGGAACGCGGCGTGCCCTTCGTCGTCGCCGTCAACACCTTCCCCGACGCCCCCCGTTACCCCGTCGCGGAACTGCGCACCGCGCTCGACCTGCCCGAGGAGATCCCCATCCTCGACTGCGACGTGCGGCGCCGGGCCTCCAGCCGGGACGTCCTGATGACCCTGATGCGCTTCCTGCACTCCCTCGCCATGAAGGGCGCGCTCACCTGA
- a CDS encoding betaine/proline/choline family ABC transporter ATP-binding protein (Members of the family are the ATP-binding subunit of ABC transporters for substrates such as betaine, L-proline or other amino acids, choline, carnitine, etc. The substrate specificity is best determined from the substrate-binding subunit, rather than this subunit, as it interacts with the permease subunit and not with substrate directly.), translated as MSARLEAENLYKVFGRKPDQAVERLRQGEDVREELRADGTTAAVIDASFTVEPGEIFVVMGLSGSGKSTLLRMLNGLSEPTAGHVRFGGQNLTELSDRELRVVRSMKISMVFQHFALFPHRSVRDNAAYGLEVQGVPRAERERRADEALALCGLAGWEKSWPDELSGGMQQRVGLARALATDADLLLMDESFSALDPLIRRDMQDQLLDLQKTLKKTIVFITHDLNEAMRLGDRIAVMRDGRIVQIGTAQDILIRPANDYVASFTKDVDRSRVLTAAAVMETDVRGDEADCDCETATPGTPFSELCAISARVPHAVAVVDGDRRLVGVVPAQRLIGFLGDDENVVPGVCDSPRDKGGKKVISRA; from the coding sequence GTGTCAGCCAGACTAGAGGCCGAGAACCTGTACAAGGTCTTCGGCAGGAAACCGGATCAGGCGGTCGAACGACTGCGCCAGGGCGAAGACGTCCGGGAGGAACTGCGCGCCGACGGCACCACCGCCGCCGTCATCGACGCGTCCTTCACCGTGGAGCCCGGCGAGATCTTCGTGGTCATGGGGCTGTCCGGATCAGGCAAGTCCACGCTGCTGCGCATGCTCAACGGTCTGTCGGAGCCGACCGCCGGGCACGTCCGCTTCGGGGGCCAGAACCTCACCGAACTCAGCGACCGCGAGCTGCGCGTGGTCCGTTCCATGAAGATCAGCATGGTCTTCCAGCACTTCGCGCTCTTCCCCCACCGCAGCGTCCGTGACAACGCTGCCTACGGTCTTGAAGTGCAGGGCGTGCCCCGCGCCGAGCGCGAGCGCCGCGCCGACGAGGCGCTCGCCCTGTGCGGCCTGGCCGGCTGGGAGAAGTCCTGGCCCGACGAGCTGTCCGGCGGCATGCAGCAGCGCGTCGGCCTGGCCCGCGCGCTCGCCACGGACGCCGACCTGCTGCTGATGGACGAGTCCTTCAGCGCCCTCGACCCGCTGATCCGCCGCGACATGCAGGACCAGCTGCTCGACCTGCAGAAGACCCTGAAGAAGACCATCGTCTTCATCACCCACGACCTCAACGAGGCCATGCGCCTGGGCGACCGCATCGCCGTCATGCGCGACGGCCGGATCGTGCAGATAGGCACCGCGCAGGACATCCTGATACGTCCCGCCAACGACTACGTCGCCTCCTTCACCAAGGACGTCGACCGCTCCCGCGTCCTGACCGCCGCCGCCGTCATGGAGACCGACGTGCGTGGCGACGAGGCGGACTGCGACTGCGAGACCGCGACGCCCGGGACGCCGTTCTCGGAGCTGTGCGCGATCAGCGCCCGCGTGCCCCACGCGGTGGCGGTGGTCGACGGTGACCGCCGACTGGTCGGCGTCGTCCCGGCCCAGCGGCTCATCGGGTTCCTCGGCGACGACGAGAACGTGGTCCCCGGTGTCTGCGACAGCCCGCGGGACAAGGGCGGCAAGAAGGTGATCAGCCGTGCCTAG
- a CDS encoding GNAT family N-acetyltransferase, translating to MPFLTRPVLPAGTLSRAPQPTLPTGDGLVLRPWRTEDAPAVHAAFQDPVMHQWHVRAADSEEEVRGWITEWQRAWERERGVQWAVADAADDRLLGRVALREWVLGDGVAEVAYWTTADARGRDVAPRATRALAHWALDEIGFQRLELLHAVANEASCRVAQKTGFALEGTKRSAVLHADGWHDMHLHARVRGD from the coding sequence ATGCCTTTCCTGACCCGCCCGGTCCTCCCGGCCGGCACCCTTTCCCGCGCCCCGCAGCCCACGCTCCCCACCGGCGACGGGCTGGTGCTGCGCCCGTGGCGCACCGAGGACGCCCCCGCCGTGCACGCGGCCTTCCAGGACCCGGTGATGCACCAGTGGCACGTCCGCGCCGCCGACTCCGAGGAGGAGGTGCGGGGCTGGATCACCGAGTGGCAGCGCGCCTGGGAACGGGAGCGCGGCGTCCAGTGGGCCGTCGCCGACGCGGCGGACGACCGACTGCTCGGCCGGGTCGCGCTGCGCGAGTGGGTGCTGGGTGACGGGGTGGCCGAGGTCGCCTACTGGACGACGGCCGACGCACGCGGCCGGGATGTCGCCCCACGGGCCACGCGGGCCCTCGCCCACTGGGCGCTGGACGAGATCGGCTTCCAGCGCCTGGAACTCCTGCACGCCGTGGCCAACGAGGCCTCGTGCCGGGTCGCCCAGAAGACCGGCTTCGCCCTGGAGGGCACCAAGCGCAGCGCCGTGCTCCACGCGGACGGGTGGCACGACATGCACCTGCACGCGCGCGTGCGCGGCGACTGA
- a CDS encoding cytochrome P450: MTPESHSPTGTGEPLLEPPPGCPAHGLGPGGLHRLHEADDLEELYEKLREQHGPVAPALLHDDVPMWVVLGHAENLHMVSTPSQFCRDSRIWTPLNEGMVKPDHPLMPHIAWQPICSHAEGDEHKRLRGAVTSAMSDLDYRELRRHIKRYTQRVVNRFCEEGRADLVSRFAEHLPMGVMCHLLGMPEEYNDRLVEAARDTLKGTDTAIASHAYVMEALGRLTAARRADPADDIAGRLVNHPAGLTDDEVREHLRVVLLAAYEATVNLIANVMRVVLTDPGFRAQLSGGQMTVPQAVEQSLWDEPPFSTVFAYFAKQETELGGQRIRAGDGLLLGIAPGNVDPRIRPDLSASMMGNRAHLAFGGGPHECPGQDIGRAIADAGIDALLMRLPDLQLDCDEDDLRWRSSIASRHLVELPVRFEPRAQQDIMQQPSHAPAPARSAPWHVGLPKPERRTQPPLPSQPPQPASVTAAEPQQAPGAGHPRPRGAWQRFLLWWRGY; the protein is encoded by the coding sequence GTGACGCCTGAAAGCCACTCCCCGACCGGAACGGGCGAACCCCTGCTCGAACCACCCCCCGGCTGCCCCGCGCACGGCCTCGGGCCGGGCGGACTGCACCGGCTGCACGAGGCGGACGACCTGGAAGAGCTGTACGAGAAGCTGCGCGAGCAGCACGGGCCGGTGGCGCCCGCGCTGCTCCACGACGACGTACCCATGTGGGTGGTCCTCGGGCACGCCGAGAACCTGCACATGGTGAGCACCCCCTCCCAGTTCTGCCGCGACAGCCGGATCTGGACCCCGCTCAACGAGGGCATGGTCAAGCCCGACCACCCCCTCATGCCGCACATCGCCTGGCAGCCCATCTGCTCGCACGCCGAGGGCGACGAGCACAAGCGCCTGCGCGGCGCGGTCACCAGCGCCATGTCCGACCTCGACTACCGCGAGCTGCGCCGGCACATCAAGCGCTACACCCAGCGCGTCGTCAACCGCTTCTGCGAGGAGGGCCGCGCCGACCTCGTCAGCCGGTTCGCCGAGCACCTGCCGATGGGCGTGATGTGCCATCTGCTCGGCATGCCCGAGGAGTACAACGACCGCCTGGTGGAGGCCGCCCGCGACACCCTCAAGGGCACCGACACGGCGATCGCCAGCCACGCCTACGTCATGGAGGCGCTGGGACGGCTCACCGCCGCCCGCCGGGCCGACCCGGCCGACGACATCGCCGGCCGTCTCGTCAACCACCCGGCCGGGCTCACCGACGACGAGGTCCGCGAACACCTGCGGGTGGTCCTGCTGGCCGCCTACGAGGCGACGGTCAACCTGATCGCCAACGTGATGCGCGTGGTGCTCACCGACCCGGGCTTCCGCGCCCAGCTCAGCGGCGGGCAGATGACGGTGCCCCAGGCGGTCGAGCAGTCCCTGTGGGACGAGCCGCCGTTCAGCACCGTCTTCGCCTACTTCGCCAAGCAGGAGACGGAACTCGGCGGCCAGCGCATCCGCGCCGGCGACGGCCTGCTGCTCGGCATCGCGCCGGGCAACGTCGACCCGCGCATCCGCCCGGACCTGAGCGCCAGCATGATGGGCAACCGCGCCCACCTCGCCTTCGGCGGCGGGCCGCACGAGTGCCCCGGCCAGGACATCGGGCGGGCCATCGCCGACGCCGGCATCGACGCACTGCTGATGCGGCTGCCCGACCTCCAGCTCGACTGCGACGAGGACGACCTGCGCTGGCGGTCGTCGATCGCCTCGCGGCACCTGGTGGAACTCCCGGTGCGTTTCGAGCCCCGGGCACAGCAGGACATCATGCAGCAGCCGAGTCACGCACCGGCCCCGGCCCGGAGCGCCCCCTGGCACGTCGGCCTGCCGAAGCCGGAACGGCGGACCCAGCCCCCGCTGCCCTCCCAACCGCCGCAGCCCGCGTCGGTGACGGCCGCCGAGCCCCAGCAGGCGCCGGGAGCGGGGCACCCCCGCCCCCGCGGTGCCTGGCAGCGGTTCCTGCTCTGGTGGCGCGGCTACTGA
- a CDS encoding DUF742 domain-containing protein, with translation MTPPRRQRRSPGPDRPAAPHRPAAPAPPGASVREGEVRNPERLFVIGGEGGGERADIDLVTLIVARADPPVSATPEQAALLRLCAAPLSVAELSAYLSLPFSVVTVLLTDLLASELVQARAPIVRQKVADRNLLEAVMHGLQKL, from the coding sequence ATGACTCCTCCCAGGCGCCAGAGGCGATCCCCCGGGCCCGACCGGCCCGCCGCGCCCCACCGGCCCGCCGCGCCCGCCCCTCCCGGCGCGTCCGTTAGGGAGGGCGAGGTCCGCAACCCCGAGCGGCTCTTCGTCATCGGCGGTGAAGGAGGCGGCGAACGCGCCGACATCGACCTCGTCACCCTGATCGTGGCCCGCGCCGACCCTCCGGTGTCCGCCACACCGGAACAGGCCGCCCTGCTGCGGCTGTGCGCCGCGCCCCTGTCCGTGGCCGAGCTGTCGGCCTATCTGAGCCTGCCGTTCAGTGTGGTGACCGTGCTGCTCACCGACCTGCTGGCGTCGGAACTGGTGCAGGCCCGCGCCCCGATCGTCCGCCAGAAGGTCGCCGACCGAAACCTCCTCGAAGCGGTGATGCATGGACTTCAAAAGCTCTGA
- a CDS encoding ATP-binding protein, producing the protein MVSVDSPPGRRELPYARTLLLPAIMMAAATGAAVALVTEPARLAVGLCGAVATVLVIAAAAEAVRRGRALRALGAEHARHTAYLEHRAASHHEEMVRLGAEVIPDVLHFMRRGVTPRELMSRLGEVKPAYTELGGPQRELIRMVCEIVDHEDAMRESAERSFVDIARRVQAIVHQQQKELREMEEDHGRNPEVFDDLLRIDHGTSLIGRLADSISVIGGGRPGRQWPEPVALYSVLRGAMSRILEYRRINLASIAKVNIKGTAVEPVIHAAAELLDNATRYSPPAAKVHVTATEVQSGVCIEIEDAGVSLSEESRGRIEGLLEQAKRGTDVQDLAHHPRLGLSVVGRLCTQFGMDVSLRASAYGGVRAILIVPSKMMTTEPGVGLAHGIGATSIPTPGPDALPGPERKPKKRRPTSPRIPATVSMEDDVPEVTEWTAGGLPQRRSRVKMPLSQRLAEQAAWEREDAEREARQAAERARNGIPAPAEPEPAQDKDQGGLPPGHFIGAFWEGLKQHPGSTQAHQQSSSNQPAHAPADDEGNLK; encoded by the coding sequence ATGGTGAGTGTTGATTCCCCTCCAGGTCGCCGTGAACTTCCCTACGCGCGAACGCTGTTGCTGCCGGCCATAATGATGGCCGCGGCCACCGGGGCCGCCGTCGCCCTCGTGACGGAACCGGCCCGGCTCGCCGTCGGCCTGTGCGGTGCCGTCGCCACCGTCCTCGTGATCGCCGCGGCCGCCGAAGCGGTACGCCGCGGCCGCGCGCTGCGGGCCCTCGGCGCCGAACACGCCCGTCACACCGCGTATCTGGAGCACCGGGCCGCGAGCCACCACGAGGAGATGGTCCGCCTCGGCGCCGAAGTCATCCCCGACGTCCTGCACTTCATGCGCCGGGGCGTCACGCCCCGCGAGCTGATGAGCCGCCTCGGCGAGGTGAAGCCCGCCTACACCGAACTCGGCGGGCCGCAGCGCGAGCTGATCCGGATGGTCTGCGAGATCGTCGACCACGAGGACGCGATGCGCGAGTCCGCGGAGCGCTCCTTCGTCGACATCGCCCGCCGTGTCCAGGCGATCGTCCACCAGCAGCAGAAGGAACTCCGCGAGATGGAGGAGGACCACGGGCGCAACCCCGAGGTCTTCGACGACCTCCTGCGCATCGACCACGGCACCTCGCTGATCGGCCGCCTCGCCGACTCCATCTCCGTGATCGGCGGCGGCCGGCCCGGACGCCAGTGGCCCGAACCGGTCGCCCTCTACAGCGTGCTGCGCGGCGCCATGTCCCGGATCCTGGAGTACCGCCGGATCAACCTGGCCTCCATCGCCAAGGTGAACATCAAGGGCACCGCCGTCGAACCGGTCATCCACGCCGCCGCGGAACTCCTCGACAACGCCACCCGCTACTCGCCGCCCGCGGCCAAGGTGCACGTCACCGCCACCGAGGTGCAGAGCGGTGTGTGCATCGAGATCGAGGACGCCGGCGTCAGCCTCAGCGAGGAGTCCCGCGGCCGCATCGAGGGCCTGCTGGAGCAGGCCAAGCGCGGCACCGACGTACAGGACCTCGCCCACCACCCGCGCCTGGGCCTGTCCGTCGTCGGCCGGCTGTGCACCCAGTTCGGCATGGACGTCTCGCTGCGCGCCTCCGCGTACGGCGGCGTCCGCGCCATCCTCATCGTGCCCAGCAAGATGATGACCACCGAGCCCGGCGTCGGCCTCGCCCACGGCATCGGCGCGACCTCGATCCCCACCCCCGGCCCCGACGCGCTGCCGGGACCGGAGCGCAAGCCCAAGAAGCGCCGTCCCACCAGCCCCCGGATCCCCGCGACGGTGTCCATGGAGGACGACGTTCCGGAGGTGACCGAGTGGACGGCGGGCGGGCTCCCGCAGCGCCGCAGCCGGGTCAAGATGCCGCTCAGCCAGCGCCTCGCCGAGCAGGCGGCGTGGGAGCGGGAGGACGCCGAACGCGAGGCACGGCAGGCCGCCGAACGCGCCCGCAACGGCATCCCGGCGCCCGCGGAGCCGGAGCCCGCGCAGGACAAGGACCAGGGCGGCCTCCCGCCGGGCCACTTCATCGGCGCCTTCTGGGAGGGGCTCAAGCAGCACCCGGGCAGCACCCAGGCCCACCAGCAGTCCAGCAGCAACCAGCCGGCCCACGCCCCGGCTGACGACGAGGGGAACCTCAAGTGA